The following are encoded together in the Populus trichocarpa isolate Nisqually-1 chromosome 5, P.trichocarpa_v4.1, whole genome shotgun sequence genome:
- the LOC7468874 gene encoding GEM-like protein 1 produces the protein MNQKQDPHEDQTKKPAPSSSDLESEKHVEVKDKISDPHTTDYAPYPKLDPQDVAPPLDNWANVSMGSTTLSNPAGATQGSPPIAGTTVTTMPADSNPYVSPAPVAPSSSKNKMEAVKDVLGKWGKKAAEATKKAEDLAGNMWQHLKTGPSFADAAVGRIAQGTKVLAEGGYEKIFRQTFETVPEEQLVKTFACYLSTSAGPVMGVLYLSTAKLAFCSDNPLSYKIGEQTEWSYYKVVIPLHQLKAVNPSTSKVKSAEKYIQIISVDNHEFWFMGFVYYDNAVKSLQEALQHHTS, from the exons atgaatcaaaagCAAGACCCTCATGAAGATCAAACCAAGAAACCTGCACCATCATCGTCAGATTTAGAATCTGAAAAGCACGTCGAGGTAAAGGACAAGATCAGCGATCCTCACACCACTGATTACGCTCCCTACCCAAAGCTAGACCCTCAAGACGTCGCTCCTCCTCTTGACAATTGGGCCAACGTATCCATGGGATCGACAACACTTTCTAACCCTGCAGGCGCAACCCAAGGCTCACCTCCTATCGCCGGAACTACTGTCACTACCATGCCGGCTGATTCCAATCCCTACGTGTCTCCTGCCCCTGTTGCCCCTTCTTCCTCCAAGA ATAAAATGGAGGCGGTGAAGGATGTGCTAGGGAAATGGGGAAAGAAGGCGGCAGAGGCAACGAAGAAGGCTGAGGATCTTGCTGGCAACATGTGGCAACACT TGAAGACAGGCCCTAGTTTCGCTGATGCTGCTGTTGGAAGAATTGCTCAGGGAACCAAAGTTCTCGCGGAAGGTGGTTATGAGAAGATTTTTCGACAAACTTTTGAGACTGTTCCCGAGGAGCAACTTGTGAAGACATTTGCATGCTACCTATCCACTTCTGCTGGTCCAGTTATGGGAGTATTGTATTTGTCAACAGCAAAACTTGCATTCTGCAGTGACAATCCTTTGTCTTACAAAATTGGTGAGCAAACTGAGTGGAGCTATTATAAG GTTGTTATTCCATTACATCAGCTGAAGGCTGTCAATCCATCAACAAGCAAAGTCAAATCAGCTGAAAAGTATATCCAGATTATTTCTGTTGACAACCACGAATTCTGGTTCATGGGTTTTGTGTACTATGATAATGCTGTTAAAAGTCTTCAAGAAGCGTTGCAGCACCACACTTCATGA
- the LOC7486562 gene encoding transport inhibitor response 1-like protein — MITNKKPRSSDTDSNYMRDDRTEMSEDDDRSPPSNSITHDSSPTRTCTPGPGSGSSSVPEYLAPYPDQVLENVLENVLWFLTSRKDRNAASLVCRSWYRVEALTRSDLFIGNCYAVSPKRAMSRFTRIRSVTLKGKPRFADFNLMPPNWGAHFAPWVSAMAMTYPWLEKVHLKRMSVTDDDLALLAESFSGFKELVLVCCDGFGTSGLAIVVSRCRQLKVLDLIESEVSDDEVDWISCFPDTETCLESLIFDCVDCPIDFDALERLVARSPSLKKLRLNRYVSIGQLYRLMVRAPHLTHLGTGSFSPSEDVAQVEQGPDYASAFAACKSLVCLSGFRELIPDYLPAINPVCANLTSLNFSYAEVSAEQLKPIISNCHKLQIFWVLDSICDEGLQAVAATCKELRELRVFPVDPREDIEGPVSEVGLQAISEGCRKLQSILYFCHRMTNAAVVAMSKNCPDLVVFRLCIMGRHQPDHVTGEPMDEGFGAIVKNCKKLTRLAVSGLLTDRAFAYIGKYGKIVRTLSVAFAGDSDMGLKYVLEGCPRLQKLEIRDSPFGDAALLSGLHHYYNMRFLWMSACKLSRQGCQQIAQALPRLVVEVIKHEDNVDVDEYVDTLYMYRSLEGPRDDAPIFVSIL, encoded by the exons ATGATCACCAACAAAAAGCCTAGATCATCAGATACTGACTCTAATTACATGAGAGACGATCGAACTGAAATGTCCGAAGACGACGACAGATCTCCTCCCTCCAACTCAATCACCCATGATTCTAGCCCAACCCGGACCTGCACCCCCGGGCCCGGGTCGGGTTCATCTTCAGTCCCCGAATACTTAGCTCCGTACCCGGACCAAGTCCTTGAAAACGTCTTAGAAAACGTTCTCTGGTTCTTGACCTCACGTAAGGACCGAAACGCTGCGTCATTGGTTTGTAGGTCATGGTACCGGGTCGAGGCTCTGACCCGATCCGATTTGTTCATCGGTAACTGCTACGCGGTGTCTCCAAAGCGAGCCATGTCGCGGTTTACCCGAATCAGGTCGGTGACGCTGAAAGGGAAGCCAAGGTTTGCTGATTTTAACCTGATGCCGCCTAATTGGGGAGCCCACTTCGCGCCTTGGGTCTCTGCTATGGCAATGACTTACCCTTGGTTAGAGAAGGTTCATTTGAAGAGGATGTCAGTGACGGATGATGATCTGGCTTTGCTTGCGGAGTCGTTTTCGGGATTCAAAGAGCTCGTGCTTGTTTGTTGTGATGGGTTTGGTACTAGTGGACTTGCTATTGTCGTTAGCAGGTGCAG GCAACTCAAAGTGCTTGATCTGATTGAATCAGAGGTATCAGATGATGAAGTGGATTGGATTTCGTGTTTTCCAGATACCGAAACATGCCTCGAATCCCTGATTTTTGATTGTGTAGATTGTCCCATTGATTTTGATGCACTGGAGAGGCTGGTGGCTAGGTCCCCATCACTTAAGAAACTTAGGCTGAACCGATATGTTTCGATTGGACAACTTTACCGTCTAATGGTTCGAGCTCCACACCTCACACATCTTGGGACAGGCTCTTTTAGCCCATCAGAGGATGTAGCTCAGGTTGAACAGGGACCGGATTATGCTTCTGCGTTTGCTGCTTGCAAATCCTTAGTCTGCCTATCTGGATTCAGGGAACTCATTCCAGATTACTTGCCTGCAATAAACCCTGTATGTGCCAATCTCACTTCACTGAACTTTAGTTATGCAGAAGTTAGTGCAGAACAGCTCAAACCAATCATAAGCAATTGCCACAAGCTTCAGATTTTCTGG GTTCTTGATTCAATATGCGATGAAGGACTACAGGCTGTGGCTGCAACATGCAAGGAGCTACGAGAGCTTCGGGTCTTCCCTGTTGACCCTAGGGAGGACATTGAGGGCCCTGTTTCTGAAGTGGGCCTCCAAGCAATTTCAGAGGGTTGCAGGAAGCTTCAatctattttgtatttttgccATCGGATGACAAATGCTGCTGTTGTAGCTATGTCAAAGAACTGCCCAGACCTTGTGGTCTTCCGTCTCTGCATAATGGGGCGTCACCAGCCTGATCATGTCACTGGAGAACCTATGGATGAAGGATTTGGAGCCATTGTCAAGAATTGCAAGAAGCTCACTCGACTCGCGGTATCTGGTTTATTGACTGATAGAGCTTTTGCTTATATTGGAAAATATGGGAAAATTGTAAGGACCCTATCGGTTGCTTTTGCTGGAGATAGTGACATGGGGCTGAAATATGTGCTTGAGGGTTGTCCCAGATTGCAGAAGCTTGAGATTAGGGACAGTCCATTCGGGGATGCAGCTCTACTTTCTGGTCTGCACCACTATTACAATATGAGATTCCTTTGGATGTCTGCTTGCAAGTTGTCTCGCCAAGGCTGCCAACAGATTGCTCAAGCGTTGCCTCGGCTGGTGGTGGAAGTGATTAAGCATGAAGATAATGTGGACGTGGATGAGTATGTTGATACGTTGTATATGTACCGGTCTCTTGAAGGGCCAAGAGATGATGCGCCTATATTTGTTTCCATCTTGTAG